In one window of Candidatus Lernaella stagnicola DNA:
- a CDS encoding ZIP family metal transporter has translation MELTNLASWPIPLLGVVASFVAGALSGVGALPILFMRDISQRTQDIMMGFGAGVMLAATSFSLIIPAVDSVGGGWTGALIVAAGMMLGGGFLWFSDRFFPHEHFIKGPEGADAGNLKRIWLFIIAITLHNFPEGLAVGVGFGGGDVQNGLTLAIGIGLQNMPEGLVVALALISLNYSKAKALGIALATGLVEPIGGLIGAGIVSFSRPILPWGLAFAAGAMLFVISDEIIPESHRKGFEKEATFGVMIGFIVMMLLDVGLG, from the coding sequence ATGGAACTTACTAATTTAGCATCGTGGCCGATCCCCTTGCTTGGTGTCGTAGCGAGTTTCGTAGCCGGCGCCCTTTCAGGCGTGGGAGCGTTGCCGATTCTGTTCATGCGCGACATTTCTCAACGCACGCAAGACATCATGATGGGATTCGGCGCAGGCGTCATGTTGGCGGCCACATCCTTTTCGCTGATCATTCCGGCGGTGGACTCCGTGGGAGGCGGCTGGACCGGCGCGCTCATCGTGGCCGCGGGTATGATGCTTGGGGGCGGGTTTTTGTGGTTCAGCGACCGATTTTTCCCGCACGAGCACTTCATCAAGGGTCCTGAGGGTGCCGACGCGGGCAATCTGAAGCGGATATGGTTGTTCATCATTGCCATCACGCTGCACAATTTCCCGGAAGGGCTTGCCGTCGGCGTCGGCTTCGGCGGCGGTGACGTGCAAAACGGGCTGACGCTGGCTATCGGTATCGGTCTGCAAAATATGCCCGAAGGCCTCGTCGTGGCCCTCGCACTGATTTCACTGAATTACTCCAAAGCGAAAGCGCTCGGAATCGCCCTGGCAACCGGCCTTGTCGAGCCTATCGGCGGCCTGATCGGCGCGGGGATTGTGAGCTTTTCGCGACCGATCCTGCCATGGGGGCTGGCCTTCGCCGCGGGCGCCATGTTGTTTGTCATCAGCGACGAAATCATCCCGGAATCGCACCGTAAAGGTTTTGAGAAAGAGGCCACTTTCGGCGTCATGATCGGTTTTATCGTAATGATGCTGCTGGATGTTGGGTTGGGCTGA
- a CDS encoding bifunctional YncE family protein/alkaline phosphatase family protein translates to MNALLRHKIWIVMLLALFLFACDTGDNPEHNDPYTASEATLDDDDDDAVAPTPTPSAEAYERAGPRGDGTIILPNGRLLSPVGERVTVKRFPMSIVAHPTADRLYVATTRTPALFVIDTATFTVLSEVALPHHFGGMVISDAGTTLWVCDGRGELVREFTIAGDSLVETRQFDAYGYPTDVRLSADEQTMYVSLAYGKRIKVIDVASGLEIGSMNTGYYPYAVAIAESINRAVSSNWGTSTVSVFRLDDGELLADVEVGKNPEGMVLAPDGRSVFVACADSDEIHRVDLVDLVVTQEIPLDPSGDLGYGAMPTEVALSPDGEMLLVVSTGYNSIDVFDVADGEMLGRIPTEWYPTMVLPMDDMLYVLSGKGIGSGPGNVSDPPPDPLPPEGGRLLGSVEAIDMPGEETLAEYTEMVVANNSRTSLFYESGVEFDSPIPSRRNEPSEQIKHVVFILKENKTFDQVLSDLPGVEGDDSLLLFGENITPNLHALATEFTVFDNYYSESHESDMGHSWATQVVANDYVEKNWVAGNWFTVTGVEPATIPESGTVFNKMLDAELDFRVYGEMVGILTEEIDRLAAYVDFNYGFYNQAVSDRRKAREVIREWDMGVFPPFIYILVPNDHTYGTSTGEPTMDYMVADNDAGVGLLVDWIVKSEHWPETAIFITQDDPQSGVDHIDAHRTPFVIVSPYAKRGHISSVHYSMASMWLTFELILGLPPMTNYDRFTAPMFDAFQSEPVLDTTFAAIPSNVPYAENPADLPFADYCARQNWDVPDQVERIGEVVWAYMKPGVPFPHYLSVAPSEREGEDEEKERAHYRHMVQAYREYAIRHGLLDPALSLLGKQGHQR, encoded by the coding sequence ATGAACGCCCTCTTGCGCCACAAAATCTGGATCGTCATGTTGCTCGCGCTTTTCCTCTTCGCGTGCGATACGGGCGACAACCCCGAACACAACGATCCATACACCGCGTCCGAAGCAACGTTGGACGACGATGATGACGACGCCGTCGCGCCGACACCGACGCCCTCGGCCGAGGCGTACGAACGCGCCGGCCCGCGGGGAGACGGCACGATCATTCTGCCCAACGGGCGCTTGCTCTCGCCGGTTGGCGAACGGGTCACCGTCAAGCGCTTTCCGATGTCGATCGTCGCCCACCCGACGGCCGATCGCCTTTACGTCGCCACAACTCGCACGCCCGCCTTGTTTGTTATCGACACCGCGACCTTCACCGTCCTCTCGGAAGTCGCCCTGCCGCACCACTTCGGCGGCATGGTCATTAGCGACGCCGGGACGACGCTGTGGGTGTGCGACGGGCGCGGCGAACTCGTGCGCGAGTTCACGATCGCCGGCGATAGCTTGGTCGAAACGAGGCAGTTCGACGCCTACGGCTACCCCACCGACGTGCGCCTGTCGGCCGATGAGCAAACCATGTATGTCTCGCTGGCTTACGGAAAGCGCATCAAGGTTATCGACGTGGCGTCGGGTCTGGAAATCGGCTCGATGAACACCGGCTATTATCCTTACGCGGTCGCGATCGCCGAGTCGATCAATCGCGCGGTGTCATCCAATTGGGGCACGTCGACCGTGTCGGTCTTTCGCCTCGACGACGGCGAACTGCTGGCCGATGTGGAAGTCGGCAAAAACCCTGAAGGCATGGTGCTCGCGCCCGACGGCCGCAGCGTGTTCGTCGCCTGCGCCGACTCCGATGAAATCCACCGCGTCGATCTGGTCGACCTAGTCGTCACGCAAGAGATTCCGTTGGATCCCAGCGGCGACCTCGGGTACGGCGCGATGCCCACGGAAGTGGCGCTGAGCCCGGACGGCGAAATGCTGCTCGTCGTTTCCACCGGCTACAACAGCATCGATGTGTTTGACGTCGCCGACGGCGAAATGCTCGGCCGTATCCCCACCGAATGGTACCCGACCATGGTGCTGCCGATGGACGATATGCTCTACGTGCTGTCGGGCAAGGGCATCGGCTCGGGTCCGGGAAACGTGTCGGATCCGCCGCCCGATCCACTACCGCCGGAGGGGGGCCGTTTGCTCGGGTCGGTAGAGGCGATCGACATGCCGGGCGAGGAGACGCTGGCCGAGTACACCGAGATGGTGGTGGCGAATAACTCGCGCACCAGCCTGTTTTATGAATCGGGCGTTGAGTTCGACTCGCCGATTCCCAGCCGGCGCAATGAGCCTTCCGAACAGATCAAACACGTCGTGTTCATCCTCAAAGAGAACAAGACTTTCGACCAAGTGTTATCCGATTTGCCGGGCGTCGAGGGCGACGACAGCCTGCTGCTGTTCGGCGAGAATATCACGCCGAACCTGCACGCCTTGGCCACGGAGTTTACGGTTTTCGACAATTACTATTCCGAGTCGCACGAATCCGACATGGGCCACTCTTGGGCCACGCAGGTTGTCGCGAACGATTACGTCGAGAAGAACTGGGTAGCGGGCAATTGGTTTACGGTGACCGGCGTGGAACCGGCCACGATTCCCGAATCGGGCACCGTGTTCAACAAGATGCTGGACGCGGAACTGGACTTCCGCGTGTACGGCGAGATGGTCGGCATCCTGACCGAGGAAATCGATCGCCTCGCGGCGTACGTGGATTTTAACTACGGCTTCTACAACCAAGCGGTCAGTGACCGGCGCAAAGCGCGTGAAGTCATCCGCGAATGGGACATGGGCGTGTTCCCGCCGTTCATTTACATCCTCGTGCCCAACGATCACACGTACGGCACCAGCACCGGCGAACCGACGATGGATTACATGGTCGCCGACAACGACGCGGGTGTGGGGTTGCTCGTCGATTGGATCGTCAAAAGCGAACACTGGCCGGAAACCGCTATCTTTATCACGCAGGACGATCCGCAATCCGGCGTCGACCACATTGACGCGCACCGCACGCCCTTCGTGATCGTGAGTCCCTACGCCAAGCGCGGGCACATCTCCAGCGTGCACTACTCCATGGCCAGCATGTGGCTGACCTTCGAATTGATACTCGGCCTGCCGCCGATGACCAATTACGATCGTTTCACCGCGCCGATGTTCGACGCCTTCCAAAGCGAGCCGGTTCTCGATACGACCTTCGCCGCGATTCCATCCAATGTGCCTTACGCAGAAAATCCGGCCGACCTGCCCTTCGCCGACTACTGTGCGCGGCAGAATTGGGACGTTCCCGATCAAGTCGAACGCATCGGCGAAGTCGTGTGGGCCTATATGAAACCCGGCGTGCCCTTCCCGCACTACCTCAGCGTCGCGCCTTCGGAACGCGAGGGGGAAGATGAAGAAAAGGAACGCGCCCATTACCGGCACATGGTGCAAGCGTACCGCGAGTACGCGATTCGTCACGGCTTGCTTGATCCGGCGCTCAGTCTGCTGGGAAAACAGGGGCATCAACGTTGA
- a CDS encoding class I SAM-dependent methyltransferase, producing MKINAAEKLMINNPARALMLRLLIGKMVSWTPGRNFVDVGEIGCGPGNGLTAIDKVLRPKRLFAFDLDERMVEIAQKRARSIRATLDLRVAAAENIPWPDESLDAVFEMTIFHHVPDWRAAVAEVVRVLRPGGVFFFEELTREYHFDVPVLSFIQQKFTVHPWDTIPDRATFLAEIENGGLQLVHQSKFLFDGWVLGAARKPE from the coding sequence ATGAAAATCAACGCCGCCGAAAAGCTGATGATCAACAACCCGGCGCGCGCGCTGATGCTGCGGTTGCTGATCGGCAAGATGGTCTCCTGGACACCCGGTCGAAACTTCGTCGACGTCGGCGAAATCGGCTGCGGACCGGGCAACGGACTCACCGCCATCGATAAAGTCCTGCGGCCCAAGCGACTGTTCGCCTTCGATTTGGACGAGCGGATGGTCGAGATTGCGCAAAAGCGCGCGCGCAGCATCCGCGCTACGCTCGACTTGCGAGTCGCCGCCGCCGAAAACATTCCGTGGCCCGATGAGTCGCTGGACGCCGTTTTCGAAATGACGATTTTTCACCACGTTCCGGACTGGCGCGCGGCCGTCGCCGAGGTCGTGCGCGTACTTAGGCCCGGCGGCGTGTTCTTCTTTGAAGAACTGACCCGCGAATACCATTTCGACGTGCCGGTGTTGTCGTTCATCCAGCAGAAATTCACCGTCCATCCGTGGGACACGATTCCGGACCGCGCGACCTTCCTGGCCGAAATTGAGAACGGCGGGCTGCAGCTTGTCCACCAGAGCAAATTCCTCTTCGATGGTTGGGTGCTGGGCGCCGCGCGAAAACCGGAATAG
- a CDS encoding SGNH/GDSL hydrolase family protein has translation MAFRRLLTRTRIRLPRRLFFAALAVALFMAVGEGIIRLGGWATLPQETVFTDVYDPDYRLLPGAPNPFAQMEDFFNGSGFRGPDLTMPKPTGVVSIVCTGDSTTHGAFTDVDKTYTALLAAGLQRRGLHVEALNAGIPGTTLWQQRRLIEQRLLDYQPDLLVMYASPGFSEKLLYLRRAMEDGFVLREVQRGLAGFHGYRLLRRWLRPPRFGDVIHQYESDPAKRVDVATAFHFARRDVEIVRQKAVAQGVKILVVPLLEREAFAQARERGLHADDAAWPPLLHEVNTAMNLLDTATELGVPSLNAADAFLERSYREALFVDEVHFTPGGHALMADLLTEEICRRKWLPAPCLR, from the coding sequence ATGGCTTTTCGCCGCCTGCTGACCCGCACAAGGATCCGCCTGCCGCGACGCCTGTTCTTCGCGGCGCTCGCGGTCGCGCTTTTTATGGCGGTAGGCGAGGGGATCATCCGCCTGGGCGGTTGGGCGACACTGCCGCAGGAAACCGTTTTCACCGATGTCTACGATCCCGACTACCGCCTGCTGCCCGGCGCCCCCAATCCCTTTGCGCAAATGGAGGATTTCTTCAACGGCTCCGGCTTTCGCGGCCCGGATTTGACGATGCCCAAGCCGACGGGCGTCGTTTCGATCGTTTGCACCGGTGATTCCACGACTCACGGCGCGTTTACCGATGTGGACAAAACCTACACCGCGCTTCTGGCGGCGGGGCTGCAGCGCCGCGGCCTGCATGTCGAGGCGCTCAACGCCGGTATTCCCGGCACGACGCTCTGGCAGCAGCGGCGTTTAATCGAGCAACGCCTCTTGGATTACCAGCCGGATTTGCTGGTCATGTACGCCAGCCCCGGCTTTAGCGAAAAATTGCTCTACCTGCGCCGCGCCATGGAAGACGGCTTCGTGCTGCGCGAGGTGCAACGCGGCCTTGCCGGTTTTCACGGGTATCGTCTGCTGCGCCGCTGGCTTCGCCCTCCTCGTTTCGGCGACGTGATCCACCAATACGAAAGCGACCCCGCCAAGCGGGTAGACGTTGCCACCGCCTTTCATTTCGCGCGGCGGGACGTGGAAATCGTTCGGCAAAAAGCCGTTGCGCAAGGGGTAAAAATCCTCGTCGTGCCGCTACTTGAGCGCGAGGCTTTCGCGCAAGCCCGCGAACGCGGCCTACACGCCGACGACGCCGCATGGCCTCCCTTGTTGCACGAAGTCAACACAGCCATGAACCTGCTGGACACGGCCACCGAACTTGGCGTTCCTTCGCTCAATGCCGCCGATGCTTTTTTGGAGCGTTCGTACCGCGAAGCGCTTTTCGTCGACGAGGTCCACTTCACGCCGGGCGGGCACGCTTTGATGGCCGACTTGCTCACGGAAGAGATCTGCCGGCGGAAATGGCTGCCTGCGCCGTGCCTTCGTTGA
- the ftsY gene encoding signal recognition particle-docking protein FtsY, with protein sequence MYDPTTWPTVGAFFEAIDRFLEASPLINGPVSIPLSAVLALLLLWGLLRLVRLRAASGEAQSVETAPDEDIQDAEITEETTGVMEPEPTAVHPEPKLEAVEAPAELVAEDQPSDEEIEAELEAVADEVFEEVLPEEIVVEPEPEPEPKPAPKLSLFARLRKGLTKTAGGLVGRIDQLVRGRKIDDEFFEELEEILFTADLGPTTAEKLLTHLQERVREENIEDAVMIRDILQEEIAKILRPHEAPLDVESSKPFIVMVVGVNGVGKTTTIGKIAKKFADEGKRVIFGAADTFRAAADEQLQVWADRAGAEIIKQKPGADPAAVAYDTVQAAVNREVDLAIIDTAGRLHTKHNLMEELKKIKRVMSKLDAAAPHEVLLVLDANTGQNAIQQAKSFHEALGLTGLILTKLDGTAKGGCIVGICDELEVPVRYIGIGEQMDDLRPFIADDFVQALFEAAKG encoded by the coding sequence GTGTACGATCCGACCACTTGGCCAACTGTGGGCGCCTTTTTTGAGGCGATCGACCGGTTTCTCGAGGCTTCGCCCTTGATCAACGGACCGGTCAGCATTCCACTTTCGGCCGTCCTGGCCCTGCTGCTTCTCTGGGGCTTGCTGCGACTCGTGCGCCTGCGCGCGGCGTCCGGCGAGGCCCAGAGCGTGGAAACGGCTCCCGACGAAGACATTCAAGACGCTGAAATAACAGAAGAAACAACGGGCGTGATGGAGCCCGAGCCCACGGCGGTGCATCCTGAGCCGAAACTGGAAGCGGTCGAAGCGCCTGCGGAACTCGTAGCCGAGGACCAGCCAAGCGACGAGGAAATCGAGGCTGAGTTGGAGGCCGTGGCCGATGAGGTGTTCGAGGAGGTTCTCCCCGAGGAAATCGTCGTCGAGCCCGAACCGGAGCCCGAACCCAAACCCGCGCCAAAGCTGAGTTTATTCGCCAGGTTGCGCAAAGGATTGACGAAAACGGCCGGCGGTCTCGTGGGCCGGATCGATCAACTGGTGCGCGGTAGAAAAATCGACGACGAGTTTTTCGAGGAACTCGAGGAAATCTTGTTCACCGCCGATTTAGGCCCGACAACGGCCGAAAAGTTGCTTACTCACCTCCAAGAACGCGTCCGCGAGGAAAACATCGAAGATGCGGTGATGATTCGTGACATCCTGCAGGAGGAAATCGCCAAGATTCTGCGGCCGCACGAAGCGCCCTTGGATGTCGAGAGCAGCAAGCCTTTCATCGTCATGGTGGTGGGCGTCAACGGCGTCGGCAAAACGACAACCATCGGCAAAATCGCCAAGAAATTCGCGGACGAAGGCAAGCGGGTGATTTTTGGCGCCGCCGATACCTTCCGCGCCGCCGCCGACGAGCAATTGCAGGTTTGGGCCGATCGGGCCGGGGCGGAAATCATCAAGCAAAAACCGGGAGCCGATCCGGCAGCGGTGGCGTACGACACGGTGCAGGCGGCGGTCAACCGGGAGGTCGACCTAGCGATTATCGATACCGCCGGGCGGCTGCACACGAAGCACAACCTCATGGAAGAGTTGAAAAAAATAAAACGCGTCATGTCCAAGCTCGACGCGGCGGCGCCGCACGAAGTGCTGCTCGTGCTGGATGCTAATACCGGTCAAAACGCGATTCAGCAGGCGAAAAGCTTCCACGAGGCATTGGGTCTGACCGGGCTGATCCTGACCAAGCTCGATGGTACGGCCAAGGGTGGCTGCATCGTGGGAATTTGCGACGAACTGGAGGTTCCGGTACGATACATCGGTATCGGGGAGCAAATGGACGACCTGCGTCCGTTTATCGCCGACGATTTCGTCCAGGCATTGTTTGAGGCCGCGAAAGGATGA
- a CDS encoding SEL1-like repeat protein, translating into MSSTTSGKWTALALIVVLFLVTACSSTEVVIVPESSEDMPAECALVQWPDLSDHEKIKVHYDQCMAGDAKQCFQLGRDFRNGRDVEQDDVLAACAFRRGCDAGEWRACNDLGFLYDKGYGLVEDQAAASSYYEKACGLEFGIGCNNLGLHYKRGKGVPKDLTLAAEFFKKSCDRGHASGCYNYAKALDNGHGVEKDQVAATKIFLKGCKQGSAKSCTFVGFRLRKGIHIEKDNDAGLKAYSRGCLLGSKQACYNLGWVYDNGYEAEQDYVKARWYYAKACKKGKGSGCTGYGYLLEKGYGGDVDYKQAFTYYQRACSKNDATGCSNLGYLYRMGRGVERNGKKGIEFYERGCKGGSVQGCYNMGICLRDGLDIAVDEARAYLIMQKACAKNHGGSCTSEGYLLLEGRGVDKDRAKGRQMLKKGCSLGNGSGCYALALIYRDGDGVKQDPVRARALFTKGCDADHEPSCKRIGKQPAKKK; encoded by the coding sequence ATGAGTTCGACAACTAGCGGGAAATGGACGGCGTTGGCGTTGATTGTGGTGCTCTTCCTGGTCACCGCGTGCTCCAGTACCGAGGTGGTCATTGTGCCGGAGTCAAGCGAGGACATGCCCGCGGAATGCGCTTTGGTTCAATGGCCGGATTTGTCGGATCACGAGAAGATCAAAGTCCATTACGACCAATGCATGGCCGGTGACGCCAAACAGTGTTTCCAGTTGGGTCGAGACTTTCGCAACGGGCGCGACGTCGAGCAAGACGACGTGCTGGCCGCGTGCGCTTTTCGCCGCGGATGCGACGCCGGAGAATGGCGCGCCTGCAACGACTTGGGTTTCCTGTACGACAAAGGATACGGTCTCGTCGAAGATCAAGCCGCCGCGTCCAGCTATTACGAAAAAGCCTGTGGATTGGAATTCGGCATTGGATGCAACAACCTGGGGTTGCATTACAAAAGAGGCAAGGGTGTCCCCAAAGACCTCACGCTCGCAGCCGAATTCTTCAAGAAAAGCTGCGACAGGGGGCACGCTTCGGGTTGCTATAACTACGCGAAAGCCCTCGACAATGGCCACGGCGTGGAAAAAGACCAAGTCGCGGCGACCAAAATTTTCCTCAAGGGATGCAAGCAGGGCTCGGCGAAATCCTGCACCTTTGTCGGCTTCCGGTTGCGCAAAGGGATCCACATCGAGAAAGACAACGACGCGGGTTTGAAAGCTTACTCGCGAGGTTGCCTGCTGGGCTCTAAGCAGGCGTGCTACAACCTCGGTTGGGTATACGACAACGGATACGAAGCCGAACAAGACTACGTGAAAGCTCGCTGGTACTACGCGAAAGCGTGCAAGAAAGGTAAAGGATCCGGGTGCACGGGGTATGGATACTTGCTGGAAAAAGGCTACGGCGGCGATGTCGATTACAAACAGGCGTTCACTTATTACCAGCGCGCCTGCAGTAAAAACGACGCGACAGGGTGTTCGAACCTCGGCTACTTGTACCGCATGGGCCGAGGTGTTGAGCGAAACGGTAAGAAGGGCATCGAATTCTATGAACGCGGCTGCAAAGGCGGCTCCGTCCAAGGATGTTACAACATGGGCATCTGCCTGCGCGACGGGCTCGACATCGCGGTCGACGAGGCGAGGGCTTACCTCATCATGCAGAAAGCCTGCGCCAAGAACCACGGCGGCAGCTGCACTTCGGAAGGGTACTTGCTGTTGGAAGGCCGCGGAGTCGATAAAGACCGGGCGAAAGGTCGGCAGATGCTCAAAAAAGGTTGCAGCCTCGGCAACGGTTCGGGCTGTTACGCCCTTGCGCTCATCTACCGCGACGGCGACGGCGTCAAACAAGACCCGGTGCGGGCGCGCGCCCTGTTTACGAAGGGCTGCGATGCGGACCATGAACCTTCATGCAAGAGGATCGGCAAACAGCCTGCCAAAAAGAAGTAA
- a CDS encoding diacylglycerol kinase family protein produces MPTKLHPTRAVRELGRSFVFAFAGLIYTLHSQRNMRFHIFFAIFAMAFYVTFDVPFEERGLLLIAICLVPAFEIINTSIESITDYVASERHVLVKHAKDTAAAAVLVMALLSMAMGGYVLLPRFIDYFKEPSTAELTATGVRFVLACLVLGSLLTFWLLRSLRYLFKPLLAVASLVGGIGSMALCLCGRDPSAFVAMIFLVVIELNAFARLAFEMRIEKAWERKNLPFDTAGFRIIIPYAIIGTIIGAYLAYGVLRPFWR; encoded by the coding sequence ATGCCGACCAAACTACACCCCACCCGCGCCGTTAGAGAACTTGGCCGCAGTTTTGTATTTGCCTTTGCGGGGTTGATCTACACGTTGCACTCGCAGCGGAACATGCGTTTTCACATTTTCTTCGCCATCTTCGCCATGGCGTTTTACGTCACCTTCGACGTGCCTTTTGAAGAGCGCGGGCTTCTGCTGATCGCCATTTGCCTCGTGCCCGCGTTTGAGATCATCAACACGTCCATCGAATCGATCACCGACTACGTCGCGAGCGAACGTCACGTGTTGGTCAAACATGCCAAAGACACCGCCGCCGCCGCCGTGTTGGTCATGGCGCTCTTGTCGATGGCGATGGGCGGCTACGTTCTGCTGCCGCGCTTCATCGACTACTTCAAAGAACCATCGACGGCCGAACTGACCGCAACCGGCGTTCGATTCGTGTTGGCTTGCCTGGTGTTGGGTTCGCTGCTGACGTTCTGGCTGCTGCGTTCGCTACGCTACCTGTTCAAACCGTTGCTGGCTGTCGCGTCTTTGGTCGGCGGCATCGGCTCGATGGCCCTGTGCCTCTGCGGGCGCGACCCCTCGGCGTTCGTAGCGATGATTTTTCTGGTCGTAATCGAACTCAACGCCTTTGCGCGGCTGGCGTTCGAAATGCGCATTGAAAAAGCGTGGGAGCGGAAAAACCTTCCCTTCGATACCGCCGGCTTTCGCATCATCATCCCCTACGCCATCATCGGCACGATCATCGGCGCGTACCTGGCGTACGGAGTGCTGCGGCCCTTCTGGCGCTAG
- a CDS encoding NAD(P)/FAD-dependent oxidoreductase, translating to MSPTIAIIGGGPAGATCAWHLARAGVRTLLYERDVEREKPCGGGLTERAFTAVPMLAEVDLDWNEVGTWRMVVGDREVAVELERPLRVVSRRDLDGVLRREAVKAGAALVEEPVRELARMGGGGWQVNDHMADILVGAGGMKCPLAAHLGLELPKEETAVALGRFIPGTFAPEIVTAFFPAQQSYAWFFPRRDHASLGLVMPGASFNTEAAKEMMTDFAVRHLPEFNWDDMTPFGWTGPAVRDWSSARRRFAGEDWFLVGDAAGLCDVTTGEGVPYALASGALAADAILAGDPATYEWRVRLELVPDLEKSSHLQPKFFRGWMLRAALRALGRSGTCRRIASELAHGEQDYLTLRDRVYRNGWRIAREFVTGRV from the coding sequence ATGAGCCCGACGATCGCCATCATCGGCGGTGGCCCGGCAGGGGCGACGTGCGCGTGGCATTTGGCGCGCGCCGGAGTTCGCACGCTTCTTTACGAGCGCGACGTCGAGCGGGAAAAGCCCTGCGGCGGCGGATTGACCGAACGGGCGTTTACCGCGGTGCCGATGCTCGCGGAAGTCGACTTGGATTGGAATGAAGTCGGCACGTGGCGGATGGTCGTGGGCGATCGTGAGGTTGCCGTGGAATTGGAGCGTCCGCTGCGTGTTGTCTCGCGGCGCGACTTGGACGGCGTGCTGCGCCGGGAAGCGGTCAAAGCCGGCGCGGCGCTGGTGGAAGAACCGGTGCGGGAATTGGCGCGCATGGGCGGCGGCGGTTGGCAAGTCAACGATCACATGGCGGACATCCTCGTCGGCGCCGGGGGGATGAAATGCCCGCTGGCGGCGCATCTCGGATTGGAACTGCCGAAGGAAGAAACGGCGGTCGCGCTGGGACGTTTTATTCCAGGTACGTTTGCGCCGGAAATCGTGACGGCCTTTTTCCCCGCGCAGCAATCCTACGCATGGTTCTTCCCCCGGCGAGATCACGCCAGCCTCGGGCTCGTCATGCCGGGGGCGTCGTTCAACACCGAAGCGGCCAAAGAGATGATGACCGATTTCGCGGTGCGGCATCTTCCGGAATTCAATTGGGATGATATGACGCCTTTCGGTTGGACCGGCCCGGCGGTGCGCGATTGGAGTTCAGCGCGACGGCGCTTTGCCGGCGAGGATTGGTTTCTTGTGGGCGACGCGGCCGGTCTATGCGACGTAACGACCGGCGAAGGCGTCCCCTACGCTCTGGCCAGTGGCGCGCTGGCTGCCGACGCGATTCTCGCCGGCGATCCGGCCACGTACGAGTGGCGCGTGCGATTGGAACTCGTACCCGACCTGGAAAAATCCAGCCACCTGCAACCCAAGTTTTTCCGCGGGTGGATGCTTCGTGCCGCCTTACGAGCGCTGGGCCGCAGCGGCACCTGCCGACGTATCGCCTCGGAATTGGCACACGGCGAGCAAGACTACCTGACGCTACGCGATCGGGTGTATCGAAACGGGTGGCGCATCGCTCGAGAATTCGTTACCGGGCGCGTCTAG